Proteins from a single region of Tachysurus vachellii isolate PV-2020 chromosome 15, HZAU_Pvac_v1, whole genome shotgun sequence:
- the cldn11a gene encoding claudin-11a, with amino-acid sequence MASASLKLCGFLLSFVGWICVIIATSTSDWVILCKYGMNTCRKMDELETKGLWEQCVISTALYHCYSLNQILKLPVYIQTCRALMISACILGLPAAALLLSSMPCFQLGDDSVKDKNKRSAIGGTLVLIVAVFCLVSTIWFPVGAHQELGLMSFGYSLYSGWVGGALSLLGGCILACCSIDSTSSYSQNNRYSYYSKQNPPTNQTPPPGNHAKTAHV; translated from the exons ATGGCGAGCGCGTCCCTGAAGCTGTGTGGTTTCCTCCTGAGTTTTGTGGGGTGGATCTGTGTGATCATCGCCACCTCCACCAGTGACTGGGTGATCCTCTGTAAATACGGCATGAACACGTGCAGGAAGATGGACGAGCTGGAAACCAAAGGCTTGTGGGAGCAGTGTGTGATTTCAACAGCACTGTACCACTGTTACTCCCTCAACCAGATCCTCAAGCTTCCCG tgtacATTCAGACATGCCGAGCACTGATGATCTCAGCATGTATCCTCGGTTTACCTGCTGCTGCGCTCCTGCTCTCCTCTATGCCCTGCTTCCAGCTCGGAGACGATTCGGTGAAAGACAAGAACAAACGCTCAGCGATCGGAGGAACCCTGGTGCTCATAGTGG CCGTGTTCTGTCTGGTGTCCACCATCTGGTTCCCAGTTGGAGCTCATCAGGAATTGGGGTTGATGTCGTTTGGGTATTCTCTGTACTCCGGATGGGTGGGTGGGGCTTTGTCTCTCCTGGGGGGCTGCATCCTCGCCTGCTGCTCTATTGACTCCACCTCCTCATACAGCCAAAATAACCGCTACTCCTACTACTCCAAACAGAACCCACCCACCAACCAGACTCCGCCCCCTGGAAACCACGCCAAGACTGCACATGTCTGA